A section of the Roseivirga sp. BDSF3-8 genome encodes:
- a CDS encoding efflux transporter outer membrane subunit, with protein MNTHAIVRLFLSCRTSAGLLLRYLNRPLCLLLFIIAACAPKPVQKDVPAEVPEAFSLSGEATMPDRWWQAFGDQRLNALVDTSLQDNLNLLTAYARLEAAEAVVRRESSSLFPQVDAGAQGGISRPEPDFVGGENVRLGFNAAYELDLWGRIRASRDAEIYRARATLQDFRTASLSLTAEVVRTWFQLQAAWTQLRLAEDQIANNEKILELIAARFRSGMVRGVDLLRQRQLLESTRDLAVRAESRVAVLEHRLAILLGRPPRQPIAYEPDTLPSPPPLPETGLPAELVTRRPDIRQAYAQLQAADRDVAVAVTAQYPRFTITTSLQARSNNFENLFNNWAYSLGGNLLAPLFYGGRLSAEVDRTEAVMNQQLNQYGQAVLVAFREVEDALVQEQKQKERIEIILKQVELSRRAYEQLQVEYIYGFSDYLDVLTAQNTEQQLRRDLVEARLALLEFRIALYRALAGGFETRIESEES; from the coding sequence ATGAATACACACGCCATCGTAAGGTTATTTTTATCCTGTAGGACATCTGCAGGCCTACTACTCCGATACCTTAACCGGCCCCTGTGTCTCTTACTTTTCATTATTGCAGCCTGTGCCCCCAAGCCTGTTCAGAAAGACGTTCCGGCCGAGGTGCCGGAGGCGTTTAGCCTGAGCGGAGAGGCCACCATGCCCGACCGCTGGTGGCAGGCTTTTGGTGATCAGCGGCTCAATGCCCTGGTTGACACTTCCCTGCAGGACAATCTGAATTTATTAACAGCCTATGCCAGGCTGGAAGCAGCCGAAGCAGTGGTGCGCAGAGAAAGCTCCTCCCTCTTCCCTCAGGTAGATGCAGGAGCGCAGGGAGGAATCAGCCGCCCGGAGCCGGACTTTGTAGGGGGTGAAAACGTACGCCTGGGCTTTAATGCCGCCTATGAACTGGACCTGTGGGGGCGTATACGGGCAAGCCGCGACGCGGAGATTTACCGGGCCCGGGCCACGCTGCAGGATTTTCGCACCGCCTCGCTCTCCCTTACCGCCGAGGTAGTCCGTACCTGGTTTCAGCTACAGGCTGCCTGGACACAGCTTCGCCTCGCCGAAGACCAGATAGCCAACAATGAAAAGATACTTGAACTGATTGCCGCACGCTTTCGCAGTGGGATGGTGCGTGGCGTAGACCTGCTGCGCCAGAGGCAATTGCTGGAGTCTACCCGCGACCTGGCCGTACGGGCAGAGAGCAGGGTGGCCGTGCTGGAGCACCGCCTGGCTATATTGCTCGGCCGTCCGCCCCGGCAGCCCATTGCCTATGAGCCGGATACACTGCCCTCACCACCACCGCTACCGGAGACGGGCCTGCCGGCCGAGCTGGTGACACGCCGTCCGGATATCCGGCAGGCTTATGCACAACTGCAGGCGGCAGACAGGGATGTAGCTGTGGCCGTAACCGCCCAGTACCCCCGTTTTACCATCACCACAAGCCTGCAGGCCCGGTCAAATAACTTTGAAAACCTGTTTAATAACTGGGCCTATTCGCTGGGTGGCAACCTGCTCGCACCCCTGTTTTACGGAGGCAGGCTTAGCGCCGAAGTGGACCGGACCGAAGCCGTAATGAACCAACAACTGAACCAGTATGGTCAGGCTGTGCTGGTAGCCTTCCGGGAGGTAGAAGATGCACTGGTACAGGAGCAAAAGCAGAAAGAACGTATCGAGATCATATTGAAACAGGTGGAACTGTCCCGCAGGGCCTATGAGCAGTTGCAGGTAGAATACATATATGGTTTCAGCGACTACCTGGATGTACTGACCGCACAGAATACCGAACAACAGCTACGCCGCGACCTGGTAGAAGCGCGGCTGGCACTGCTGGAATTCCGCATTGCCCTTTATCGTGCCCTCGCAGGCGGCTTTGAGACAAGAATAGAATCTGAGGAGTCCTGA
- a CDS encoding glutathione synthetase: protein MKICFVLNDIAVESCGTSLLLMKKAHERGHEVFVMSVGDYVFRSDTPLSVNCIKIPPKLDKKDPEEFLEAIQSDKLKHSLYPVTDFDVLFIRNNPTEEPAERYWAEQSGVAFGRMAQNLDVLVLNDAYAMSNAFIDKLYFEELPEEIKPKSLITRNREDLLNFWEEVGKKMVLKPLQGSGGQNVFLIDKTEKNINQIIDTIMEDGYVIAQEYLPKAKDGDVRVFLMNGRLLEQDGKLGLIRRKSGEGEFRSNFSVGGSAENSELTDAMKRIIRVTAPKLIRDGLFFVGLDVVGDKLIEINVLSPGGFEHFRDLKMPDFTDTVIDSIERKVEYKRLYEGLLSNRTLATMD, encoded by the coding sequence ATGAAAATTTGTTTTGTACTCAACGACATAGCCGTTGAGAGTTGCGGTACATCCTTACTGCTTATGAAAAAGGCCCATGAAAGAGGCCATGAAGTGTTTGTGATGAGCGTAGGCGACTACGTGTTCCGCTCAGATACCCCACTATCCGTCAATTGCATTAAAATCCCTCCGAAACTGGATAAAAAAGATCCTGAGGAGTTTCTGGAAGCTATTCAGAGCGATAAGCTAAAACATAGCCTGTACCCTGTCACCGATTTTGACGTGCTCTTTATCAGGAATAATCCTACGGAAGAGCCTGCCGAAAGGTACTGGGCCGAGCAGTCCGGTGTAGCCTTTGGCCGTATGGCGCAGAACCTGGATGTGCTGGTGCTGAATGATGCCTATGCCATGTCCAACGCTTTTATCGATAAGCTCTACTTTGAAGAGCTGCCGGAGGAGATCAAACCCAAAAGCCTCATTACCCGAAACAGGGAAGACTTGCTTAACTTCTGGGAAGAGGTAGGTAAAAAAATGGTGTTGAAGCCCCTGCAAGGCTCTGGTGGACAGAATGTCTTCCTGATCGATAAGACCGAAAAGAACATAAACCAGATCATTGACACCATCATGGAAGATGGGTACGTCATTGCCCAGGAGTATTTGCCCAAAGCCAAAGATGGCGATGTGCGCGTCTTCCTCATGAACGGACGCCTGCTGGAGCAGGACGGTAAGCTGGGCCTTATCCGCCGCAAAAGCGGCGAAGGAGAGTTCAGGAGTAACTTCTCAGTAGGGGGTAGCGCAGAAAACAGCGAGCTTACCGATGCCATGAAGCGCATTATACGGGTTACGGCTCCCAAACTGATACGCGACGGCCTCTTCTTTGTAGGCCTGGATGTGGTGGGCGACAAGCTCATCGAGATCAATGTCCTCAGCCCCGGCGGCTTTGAGCATTTCCGGGACCTCAAGATGCCCGACTTTACTGATACCGTGATCGACTCCATCGAGCGCAAGGTAGAGTACAAGAGACTATACGAAGGCCTTTTATCCAACCGTACACTGGCCACTATGGACTAG
- a CDS encoding flavohemoglobin expression-modulating QEGLA motif protein, with protein sequence MIELDEHSTELEDIIHSITTEDSTVKSLKGNGFLYLEHEVPFLIVYNRSTDDPSMLRLVRSKASYMFITDEEPEYFQALVHQITRCMTDKFGSFLVMEIFIGPEGSREFILTGHEKKLPATLSVLQEELGEIDSRRLNLELDAQLREPHERKKEDHYSILNIKELERTGAQYLQLEVPPVYKSEQGEVFPLYFRKFRESFARALQKAMFEYTRVQTTSPIDSYIALGKRQIDEDVFKVDKQLYKIQAGYQFLWLVAPNNIMDIRNRFFESNLEEVVDYHYRLLPIDPDLLKRDLFNVKIEDIDDPALAFIFDEKREELDQELTMLKERGSRNFLYRSVRLYKGLDDALIKEAEMILKEIDEVEETEEEKPIGAKEFARMAEKEFDYFKEQSPGFSCRVHVRDDVNIIMVSKGELYLPADYRMTETEATGLIQHEIGTHALTFYNGKQQPLHQMAIGLADYDALQEGVAVLSEYLGGALSGNRLRILAGRVVAGNALLRGLDFKQMFHMLHGQYGFSKDHAFNITSRMFQGGGFLKDIIYLKGLMEVREYLAAGGDLSFLLSGKFALKHVGLIRELTTRGILNPPAVLPRYMESPDYQDKIRKIREGIPLYKLKQV encoded by the coding sequence TTGATAGAGCTTGATGAGCATTCAACCGAACTGGAAGATATTATACATAGCATAACCACTGAAGACAGTACGGTTAAAAGCTTGAAGGGTAACGGGTTTCTTTATCTCGAGCACGAGGTGCCCTTTTTAATTGTATATAACCGCAGTACAGACGACCCTAGCATGCTGAGGCTGGTAAGAAGCAAAGCCAGCTACATGTTCATAACCGACGAAGAACCGGAATACTTCCAGGCCCTTGTGCATCAGATTACCAGATGTATGACCGACAAGTTTGGGTCCTTTCTGGTAATGGAGATATTCATCGGCCCGGAAGGTAGCCGCGAGTTTATACTGACGGGCCACGAAAAGAAACTGCCCGCCACCCTCAGTGTACTGCAGGAGGAACTTGGCGAAATAGATAGCCGCCGCCTGAACCTGGAACTGGACGCTCAACTGCGCGAACCTCACGAACGAAAAAAAGAAGACCATTACTCCATCCTGAATATCAAAGAACTGGAACGTACAGGCGCCCAGTACCTGCAACTGGAAGTGCCTCCCGTGTACAAATCCGAGCAGGGCGAGGTCTTTCCTTTATACTTTCGCAAGTTCAGGGAATCATTTGCCCGGGCCCTGCAAAAAGCCATGTTTGAGTACACCCGCGTGCAGACCACCTCGCCCATAGATAGCTACATAGCCCTCGGCAAGCGGCAGATAGATGAGGATGTCTTTAAGGTGGATAAGCAGCTCTATAAGATTCAGGCCGGGTACCAGTTTCTGTGGCTTGTGGCACCCAATAACATAATGGACATCCGCAACCGCTTTTTTGAGAGTAACCTGGAGGAGGTAGTGGACTACCACTATCGCCTGCTGCCCATAGATCCTGACCTGCTTAAGCGGGACCTCTTCAACGTAAAGATCGAAGACATAGACGACCCCGCCCTGGCCTTTATATTTGATGAGAAGCGGGAAGAACTGGACCAGGAGCTGACCATGCTCAAAGAGCGGGGAAGCCGTAATTTTCTCTACCGCAGTGTACGCCTGTATAAGGGGCTGGACGATGCCCTGATCAAAGAGGCGGAGATGATCCTGAAGGAGATAGACGAGGTGGAAGAAACCGAGGAAGAAAAGCCCATAGGCGCAAAGGAGTTTGCCCGGATGGCCGAAAAAGAATTTGACTACTTTAAAGAGCAGTCGCCTGGTTTCTCCTGCCGCGTACATGTGCGCGATGATGTCAATATCATTATGGTATCCAAAGGGGAGCTCTACCTGCCCGCAGACTACCGCATGACTGAGACTGAGGCTACCGGCCTTATACAGCATGAAATCGGCACCCACGCCCTCACCTTTTATAACGGTAAGCAACAACCACTGCATCAAATGGCTATAGGCCTGGCCGATTATGATGCCCTGCAGGAAGGGGTGGCCGTGCTATCCGAATACCTCGGCGGCGCCCTCTCCGGTAACCGGCTCAGGATACTGGCCGGCAGGGTGGTGGCGGGCAACGCCCTGCTGCGCGGGCTTGATTTTAAGCAGATGTTCCATATGCTCCACGGGCAGTATGGATTTTCTAAAGATCACGCCTTTAATATCACCAGCCGGATGTTTCAGGGCGGTGGTTTTCTGAAAGACATTATATACCTCAAGGGGCTGATGGAGGTACGCGAATACCTGGCTGCCGGCGGAGACCTGAGCTTTCTGCTCTCAGGGAAGTTTGCCCTCAAGCATGTGGGGCTTATACGCGAGCTTACCACCAGGGGTATTCTTAACCCTCCGGCCGTACTGCCAAGGTATATGGAAAGCCCTGACTACCAGGATAAGATTAGAAAAATACGAGAAGGAATCCCTTTATATAAGTTAAAGCAAGTATGA
- a CDS encoding PAS domain S-box protein, with product MPTLPFRIIKKTSYNELLNDHTLLKNQIEVAGDFIKEIEKGNLDVAFGNEDEGGNESRNYLAEALLSLRKRMVDVSVEEKQRTWVSEHRSKFIDILRSRNVDLDELADDIIGSLVKYLSANQGALYVVNDDNKNDTYIEMLACYAYNRKKYLNLRIENGSGLVGQAILEKETTYLSEIPDNYINITSGLGAAPPKYLLIVPLKLDDTVFGALEIASFTAFKPYQIEFTEQLGESIASTIANTKNNQRTRTLLEHTQQQTEELRAQEEEVRQNMEELQATQEEMQRKSIELESRMVAIDESGIASIEFDLEGYIKSANQNFLKLMGYTMEELKGKHHRIFVSPQYAVSEEYRLFWHSLGGGESQIGEYERFNKAGESVFIQGSYSILKDNAGRPEGVLKLAADITSSKVVQRELTLKAREIESRLKAIDESGIASIEFDLKGNIRNANQNFLKLMGYELEEIRGRHHALFVTEEYAASDEYRQFWADLASGRAQTGEYQRYGRGGKPVYIQGSYSILYDSEGNPNGILKLAADITSTKKAEEEVSRQANEATSRLKAIDESGIASIEFDLEGNIRNANQNFLKLMGYELEEIRGHHHAIFVGKEYAATEEYRQFWADLGSGKAQMGEYERYDKKGNSVYIQGSYSMLYNSDGKPGGVLKLAADITAVKMAQAKMEEQAEIMAGQEQSMRKNMEEISENQEKQTVEVKKARQQIQHLTGMLDACPDTIFVVNAENEITEGNKACRALCEKVSDEPVKDPAALYPGLKAPLTKGIENARAGKETEKTCTANGENYLLSFSTLENEAVAVCVRQLNASVLNDTAG from the coding sequence ATGCCAACACTACCTTTCAGAATCATTAAAAAAACCAGCTATAATGAATTGCTGAATGACCATACTCTATTAAAGAACCAGATTGAAGTTGCTGGCGATTTCATCAAAGAAATAGAGAAAGGTAACCTGGATGTAGCTTTCGGCAACGAGGATGAGGGGGGTAATGAATCCCGCAACTACCTCGCCGAAGCTCTCTTAAGTTTGCGTAAAAGAATGGTGGACGTTTCTGTAGAAGAGAAACAGCGCACCTGGGTGTCTGAACACCGCTCCAAATTTATAGACATACTTCGCTCCCGTAATGTAGATCTTGACGAGCTGGCCGATGACATCATCGGAAGCCTGGTCAAATACCTCTCTGCTAACCAGGGCGCCCTTTACGTTGTCAATGATGACAACAAGAATGACACCTACATAGAAATGCTGGCCTGCTACGCCTATAACCGTAAAAAATACCTGAACCTGCGTATTGAGAACGGAAGTGGACTTGTCGGACAGGCAATTCTGGAAAAGGAGACTACTTACCTGTCCGAGATACCTGATAACTACATCAACATTACCTCCGGGCTGGGAGCAGCGCCTCCTAAGTACCTGCTTATTGTGCCCCTTAAGCTGGATGACACGGTTTTCGGGGCGCTTGAGATTGCTTCTTTTACCGCCTTTAAGCCCTATCAGATAGAGTTTACCGAGCAATTGGGTGAGAGTATTGCTTCCACCATTGCCAATACCAAAAACAATCAGCGCACACGTACGCTGCTGGAACACACCCAGCAACAGACCGAAGAGCTGAGAGCGCAGGAGGAAGAGGTACGGCAAAACATGGAAGAGCTGCAGGCCACGCAGGAGGAGATGCAGCGGAAATCCATAGAACTGGAAAGCCGCATGGTAGCCATTGACGAAAGCGGAATTGCCAGTATTGAGTTTGACCTGGAAGGATACATTAAGTCAGCCAATCAGAACTTTTTGAAGCTGATGGGCTACACCATGGAGGAGCTGAAAGGGAAGCACCACCGCATTTTTGTATCTCCACAATACGCCGTTAGTGAGGAGTACCGGCTGTTCTGGCATAGCCTGGGAGGGGGTGAATCTCAAATAGGAGAATACGAACGGTTTAATAAGGCCGGAGAAAGTGTATTCATTCAGGGTAGTTACTCCATACTGAAAGATAATGCCGGGCGACCAGAAGGCGTGCTGAAGCTGGCGGCTGATATAACCAGCTCCAAAGTGGTGCAGCGCGAACTGACACTCAAAGCGCGTGAAATTGAGAGCCGGCTAAAGGCGATTGACGAGAGCGGCATAGCTTCCATAGAGTTCGACCTGAAAGGTAATATCCGCAACGCCAACCAGAACTTCCTGAAGCTGATGGGCTATGAGCTGGAAGAGATCCGTGGACGGCACCACGCCCTGTTTGTAACCGAGGAATATGCTGCTTCTGACGAATACAGGCAATTCTGGGCCGACCTGGCGAGCGGTAGAGCGCAGACAGGTGAATACCAGCGGTATGGTAGAGGCGGAAAGCCCGTGTATATACAAGGTAGCTATTCTATACTATATGATAGCGAGGGCAATCCCAACGGGATACTAAAACTGGCGGCTGATATCACCTCTACTAAAAAGGCAGAGGAAGAAGTGTCGCGACAGGCTAATGAAGCCACCAGCCGGCTGAAGGCGATAGACGAGAGCGGTATCGCTTCCATAGAGTTCGATCTGGAAGGTAATATCCGCAACGCCAACCAGAACTTTCTGAAGCTGATGGGCTATGAGCTGGAAGAGATTCGTGGCCACCATCATGCCATCTTTGTAGGTAAGGAATATGCAGCTACCGAAGAGTACAGGCAGTTCTGGGCGGATCTGGGCTCAGGTAAAGCACAAATGGGTGAGTATGAGCGATATGACAAAAAAGGAAACTCTGTATACATACAGGGCAGCTACTCGATGCTGTATAACAGTGACGGTAAGCCCGGCGGGGTGCTGAAACTGGCGGCTGATATCACTGCCGTAAAGATGGCTCAGGCTAAGATGGAAGAGCAGGCCGAAATCATGGCCGGACAGGAGCAGTCCATGCGTAAAAACATGGAAGAAATATCTGAAAACCAGGAAAAGCAAACCGTGGAAGTGAAGAAGGCCAGGCAGCAGATACAGCACCTCACTGGCATGCTTGACGCTTGCCCTGATACCATTTTTGTGGTCAATGCGGAAAATGAGATAACAGAAGGTAATAAGGCCTGCAGAGCGCTGTGTGAAAAGGTGTCAGACGAGCCGGTAAAAGATCCTGCGGCACTTTATCCGGGGCTAAAGGCCCCTTTGACAAAAGGCATAGAAAATGCCCGGGCCGGAAAAGAGACCGAAAAGACCTGTACAGCAAATGGTGAGAACTACCTGCTGAGCTTCAGTACACTGGAAAATGAAGCAGTAGCTGTATGTGTGAGGCAGCTTAATGCTTCTGTACTTAATGACACTGCTGGCTGA
- a CDS encoding sensor histidine kinase, translated as MTSRNYLPTSRLRRCTGSAGLLLWQNTPPVLAESPLLWYGLLASVPIVVASFFIVFLLYRQKREAHFRQVQLQTELERADLEMQALRAQVNPHFIFNCLASIQHYIHRHESDLAEGYLVKFSRLIRLVLENSTQAMVPMEDDLEALDLYIQMEQLRLNNSFTYTIDTDGLDTELLYIPPLLIQPFVENAIWHGLAHTEAGHIRISFRLDGPTLSCFIADDGKPGEGPAPEHAAKNKSMGTALITRRLELYKKLHDRAYHFTMSDLEGQGKQIELTIPHEKDE; from the coding sequence ATGACCAGCCGTAACTACTTGCCCACCAGCCGCCTTAGAAGGTGCACAGGCAGTGCAGGTCTCCTTTTATGGCAAAACACCCCTCCTGTCCTGGCAGAAAGTCCCCTGCTGTGGTATGGCCTGCTGGCCTCAGTGCCCATCGTGGTAGCTTCCTTCTTTATTGTATTTCTCTTATACAGGCAAAAACGCGAGGCGCACTTCCGGCAGGTGCAATTGCAAACAGAACTGGAGCGGGCCGACCTGGAAATGCAGGCGCTGCGGGCGCAGGTAAATCCACACTTTATATTTAACTGCCTCGCTTCTATTCAGCACTACATCCACAGGCACGAATCCGACCTGGCCGAGGGCTACCTGGTCAAGTTCAGCCGCCTGATACGGCTGGTACTGGAAAACAGCACCCAGGCCATGGTACCCATGGAGGATGACCTGGAGGCGCTAGACCTGTATATTCAGATGGAGCAACTACGGCTGAATAACTCCTTTACTTATACCATAGACACCGACGGGCTGGATACGGAACTGCTTTACATACCGCCGCTGCTAATACAGCCCTTTGTGGAAAATGCCATCTGGCACGGACTGGCGCACACTGAAGCCGGACACATACGCATAAGCTTCCGCCTGGATGGGCCCACCCTTAGCTGCTTCATTGCAGATGACGGAAAGCCGGGAGAAGGGCCCGCCCCTGAGCACGCCGCAAAGAATAAGTCCATGGGCACGGCCCTGATCACCCGGCGACTGGAACTATATAAGAAACTGCATGACAGAGCGTATCACTTTACTATGAGTGACCTAGAGGGGCAGGGCAAACAAATCGAACTCACAATACCACACGAAAAAGACGAATGA
- a CDS encoding LytR/AlgR family response regulator transcription factor has product MNAIIIEDEPHQRELLEGLLSRHHPEVCCMGAATGVQGGLDLITRMRPDLVFMDVMLADGTCFDLLAQLPERPFEIIFTTSHQEYAVKAFRLAAVDYLLKPVAQDELAAAIAKLKEKQADRQAFDHIRLLLGNMQKETRKEQPRIALPTLTGFTMVAIEDIVWCESDNTYTTFYLREGKDILVSRTLKACEKLLADHAFYRVHNSALVNLNYIREYVKGEGGYVVMINGAEVNVSRRRKDEFLRLFQKVKL; this is encoded by the coding sequence ATGAACGCAATCATAATAGAGGATGAACCCCACCAGCGTGAACTGCTGGAAGGCCTGCTGAGCCGCCATCACCCGGAGGTATGCTGCATGGGGGCTGCAACCGGTGTACAGGGGGGCCTGGACCTGATCACCCGTATGAGGCCGGACCTGGTGTTTATGGATGTGATGCTGGCAGACGGCACCTGCTTCGACCTGCTGGCGCAACTGCCGGAGCGGCCCTTCGAGATCATCTTTACCACCTCACACCAGGAGTATGCCGTGAAGGCCTTTCGCCTGGCCGCAGTAGATTACCTGCTGAAACCGGTAGCGCAGGACGAGCTGGCGGCCGCCATAGCCAAGCTGAAGGAGAAGCAGGCAGACAGGCAGGCCTTCGACCATATACGGCTGCTGCTGGGCAATATGCAAAAGGAAACCCGGAAGGAGCAGCCACGCATCGCCCTGCCCACCCTTACGGGCTTTACCATGGTGGCCATAGAAGACATCGTCTGGTGCGAGTCGGATAATACCTACACCACCTTTTACCTCCGCGAGGGCAAGGACATACTGGTGTCGCGCACGCTGAAGGCCTGCGAGAAGCTGCTGGCCGACCATGCCTTTTACCGGGTGCACAACTCGGCGCTGGTAAACCTGAATTACATCCGTGAATATGTTAAGGGCGAAGGGGGCTATGTGGTAATGATCAATGGCGCTGAGGTAAACGTGAGCCGCCGCCGCAAAGATGAATTTCTGCGGCTGTTTCAGAAGGTGAAGTTGTAA
- a CDS encoding leishmanolysin-related zinc metalloendopeptidase: protein MGLKIELTFSDEIDAKNKDTFARAADRWSDIIKHDLPPVQLPHGAWVSGIRVDVQGINLPHTHGIRGKAGPTYLRPDSLLPAAGILQADPAALHRLEAQGILYPALLHQMAHVLGFGLLWSSAYLNLVADEGGYAPLFTGPKATQLYSELTGCAQPGVPVENTGGRGNRDFHWREHIFGNELMSGHMDAVSSPLSRLTLAALEDMGYTVDYAAAEAYALPHPQQAATRQLDLNSICRTCQHASYHPDITILSPESLPAAYEERAVLI, encoded by the coding sequence ATGGGACTGAAGATCGAGCTAACCTTCTCAGATGAAATAGATGCGAAGAATAAAGACACCTTCGCCAGGGCAGCAGACAGGTGGTCGGATATCATCAAACACGACCTGCCGCCCGTGCAACTGCCCCACGGCGCGTGGGTCTCAGGCATCCGGGTAGATGTGCAGGGAATAAACCTGCCCCACACCCATGGCATTCGCGGAAAGGCAGGCCCTACATATTTGCGCCCGGACAGTTTGCTCCCCGCAGCCGGCATTTTGCAAGCCGACCCGGCTGCCCTGCACCGACTGGAGGCCCAGGGCATCCTATATCCTGCCTTGCTGCACCAAATGGCCCATGTGCTTGGCTTTGGCCTGCTCTGGTCATCCGCTTACCTCAACCTGGTAGCTGATGAGGGGGGATACGCCCCCCTCTTTACCGGCCCTAAAGCCACGCAGCTCTACAGTGAGCTAACAGGCTGCGCGCAGCCGGGCGTACCGGTGGAGAATACCGGCGGGCGCGGTAACCGCGACTTCCACTGGCGCGAGCATATCTTTGGCAATGAGCTGATGTCGGGGCACATGGATGCCGTCAGCAGCCCCTTGAGCCGCCTCACGCTCGCTGCTTTGGAGGACATGGGCTACACCGTAGACTATGCCGCCGCCGAGGCCTATGCCCTACCCCACCCTCAGCAAGCTGCCACCCGGCAACTGGACCTGAACAGCATATGCCGTACCTGTCAGCATGCCTCTTACCATCCTGACATCACCATTTTATCACCCGAATCGCTGCCTGCTGCTTATGAGGAAAGGGCGGTATTGATCTGA